The following proteins are encoded in a genomic region of Devosia lucknowensis:
- a CDS encoding ArsR/SmtB family transcription factor → MSNDDLDDLIFKALGHRVRRRILDQLKAQTLTTGMLCARFPELDRCTVMQHLGVLEEAGLVVAERRGRERWNHLDALPVHAIHERWIGPYAAYAASMLGRLKTMSELTE, encoded by the coding sequence ATGTCAAATGACGATCTTGATGACCTGATTTTCAAGGCGCTTGGCCATCGCGTACGGCGACGCATCCTCGACCAGCTGAAAGCGCAAACGCTCACAACCGGCATGCTCTGCGCGCGATTTCCGGAGCTCGATCGCTGCACCGTCATGCAACATCTTGGCGTGCTCGAAGAAGCAGGCCTTGTCGTTGCCGAAAGACGTGGGCGGGAACGCTGGAACCATCTCGACGCGCTCCCGGTTCACGCCATCCACGAACGCTGGATCGGACCTTACGCGGCCTATGCGGCAAGCATGCTCGGCCGACTGAAGACGATGTCAGAGCTGACGGAATGA
- the puuE gene encoding allantoinase PuuE: MNRYPRDMHGYGQTPPHANWPGGAHVAVQFVLNYEEGGENNVLHGDAASEAFLVDVLGAQPWPNQRHANVESMYEYGARAGFWRLHRLFTEANLPVTIYGVATALMRAPAQLAAMQEAGWEIASHGYKWVQHKDMSPADERAQIAEAIRLHTIATGERPQGWYTGRSSLNTVDLVAEAGGFAYISDTYDDDLPYWKVIAGKPQLIIPYTLSANDMRFVTAPGFDNGDEYFTFLKDSFDCLYAEGQAGSPKMMSIGLHCRLVGQPGRYQGLKKFVDYIGTFDKVWVPTRLAIARHWAEHHPYVAPDVIPSQLEKAEFVSRYGSIFEHSHWIAERAWEAEMGPANDTAIGLHFALRTQFRMATPEERLAVLRAHPDLAGKLAAAKRLTAESTAEQSSAGLDALTDAERAHFTALNTSYVEKFGFPFIIAVRDHTKASILENFERRVASSAAEEFAAACAQVERIAYLRLKAVLP, encoded by the coding sequence ATGAACCGCTACCCCCGCGATATGCATGGCTACGGCCAGACCCCGCCCCATGCCAACTGGCCCGGCGGCGCTCATGTCGCGGTGCAGTTCGTGCTCAACTACGAAGAAGGCGGCGAGAACAACGTCCTCCATGGCGACGCAGCTTCCGAGGCTTTTCTGGTCGACGTCCTCGGGGCCCAGCCCTGGCCAAACCAGCGCCACGCCAATGTCGAGAGCATGTACGAGTATGGCGCCCGTGCCGGCTTCTGGCGGCTACATCGCCTTTTCACCGAAGCCAACCTGCCGGTCACCATCTACGGCGTGGCCACGGCGCTGATGCGCGCCCCCGCCCAGCTTGCCGCGATGCAGGAGGCCGGCTGGGAGATTGCCTCGCACGGCTACAAATGGGTGCAGCACAAGGACATGTCGCCCGCCGACGAGCGCGCCCAGATCGCCGAGGCCATCCGCCTCCACACCATCGCTACGGGCGAGCGTCCGCAAGGCTGGTACACCGGCCGCTCCAGCCTCAATACGGTTGATCTCGTGGCCGAGGCGGGCGGCTTCGCCTATATTTCGGACACGTACGACGACGACCTGCCATATTGGAAAGTCATTGCCGGCAAGCCGCAGCTGATCATTCCCTACACGTTGAGCGCCAACGACATGCGCTTCGTAACAGCGCCCGGCTTCGACAATGGCGACGAGTATTTCACGTTCCTGAAGGACAGTTTTGACTGCCTTTATGCCGAAGGCCAGGCAGGCTCGCCCAAAATGATGTCGATCGGCCTTCATTGCCGGCTGGTGGGTCAGCCCGGCCGCTATCAGGGTCTCAAGAAGTTCGTCGACTACATCGGCACGTTCGACAAGGTCTGGGTGCCGACGCGTCTCGCCATAGCCCGCCACTGGGCTGAGCATCATCCCTATGTTGCGCCCGATGTCATCCCCAGCCAGCTGGAAAAGGCGGAATTCGTTTCGCGCTATGGCTCCATCTTCGAGCATTCACACTGGATCGCCGAGCGTGCATGGGAAGCGGAGATGGGTCCTGCCAACGATACCGCAATCGGCCTGCATTTCGCGCTGCGGACCCAGTTTCGCATGGCAACGCCGGAGGAGCGTCTCGCCGTCTTGCGCGCCCACCCCGATCTCGCCGGCAAGCTTGCAGCGGCCAAGCGGCTGACGGCGGAATCCACGGCCGAGCAGTCCTCCGCCGGCCTTGACGCCCTGACCGACGCTGAGCGTGCCCACTTCACGGCGCTCAACACCAGTTATGTCGAAAAATTCGGCTTCCCGTTCATCATCGCGGTGCGTGACCACACCAAGGCGTCGATCCTGGAAAATTTCGAACGGCGTGTCGCCAGTTCGGCAGCCGAGGAGTTCGCCGCCGCCTGCGCGCAGGTCGAGCGCATCGCCTATCTGCGTCTGAAGGCGGTCCTGCCCTAG
- a CDS encoding ArsR/SmtB family transcription factor produces the protein MSDLQDALFRSLADPTRRAIFEHLCKSGEQTVGTLTSSAGVAQPTVSKHLAVLKQAGLVKDRPQGRQTHYSARIEALAPLTDWTREMTGFWEGRLDALENLLTRMDQ, from the coding sequence ATGAGTGACCTTCAGGACGCCCTGTTCAGATCTCTGGCCGACCCCACGCGACGCGCCATTTTCGAGCACCTCTGCAAAAGCGGTGAACAGACCGTAGGCACGCTGACCAGCAGTGCCGGCGTCGCACAGCCGACCGTTTCCAAGCATCTCGCCGTGCTCAAGCAGGCCGGGCTCGTGAAAGATCGTCCCCAAGGTCGCCAGACCCACTATTCTGCCCGCATCGAGGCGCTCGCGCCGCTAACGGATTGGACCCGGGAGATGACCGGTTTCTGGGAAGGTCGCCTCGACGCCCTCGAAAACCTGCTCACAAGGATGGACCAATGA
- the uraH gene encoding hydroxyisourate hydrolase has protein sequence MAGGALTTHVLDTMHGTPARGMRLELHYVHGDHTHHLVDSYTNADGRVDQPLLSDQFQQGEYEIRFHVGQYFERIGVEIETPFLDVVPIRFTISEDRHYHVPLLVSPFAYSTYRGS, from the coding sequence ATGGCGGGCGGAGCCCTCACCACCCACGTCCTTGATACCATGCACGGCACGCCGGCGCGCGGCATGCGGCTGGAACTGCATTACGTTCATGGCGACCACACCCATCACCTGGTCGACAGCTATACCAATGCCGACGGACGCGTGGACCAGCCTCTGCTCAGCGATCAATTCCAGCAGGGCGAATACGAAATCCGCTTCCATGTCGGGCAGTACTTCGAACGGATCGGGGTCGAGATCGAGACGCCTTTTCTGGACGTCGTGCCGATCCGATTCACGATCTCCGAAGACAGGCACTATCATGTGCCGCTGCTGGTCAGCCCCTTCGCCTACTCCACCTATCGCGGGAGCTGA
- a CDS encoding SRPBCC family protein, which yields MSASTELRSVVVEREIAQPASRIWKALTQSHLISEWLMNNDFDLKVGHKFKLRGEWGGILDCEVLAIEPERSLSYTWNFANDDPLYALQSIVTYTLTPTVSGTHLRVEQSGFHPSQKQAYGGAHAGWKSFLDKLETVAAAQD from the coding sequence ATGTCTGCTTCCACGGAACTGCGCTCGGTTGTCGTTGAGCGCGAGATCGCCCAACCTGCATCCAGGATCTGGAAGGCGCTCACACAGTCCCACCTCATTTCCGAATGGCTGATGAACAACGACTTTGACCTCAAGGTCGGTCATAAGTTCAAGCTGCGTGGCGAGTGGGGCGGCATCCTCGACTGCGAAGTGCTGGCGATCGAGCCAGAGCGCAGCCTTTCCTATACATGGAATTTTGCCAATGACGATCCGCTCTACGCGCTCCAGAGCATCGTCACCTACACCCTGACCCCGACTGTCTCCGGAACGCACCTGCGCGTCGAGCAATCGGGCTTTCACCCCAGTCAGAAGCAGGCCTATGGCGGCGCCCATGCCGGCTGGAAAAGCTTCCTCGACAAGCTCGAAACGGTGGCCGCGGCACAGGACTAG
- a CDS encoding LysR family transcriptional regulator gives MRHPPDRPREHALSAALLSRVFHQPSLIYFNAVATYLSIREAARRLDVASSAVTRQVAQLEDALGIALFLREKRRLRLSPAGEILFRHSRRLAAPIEAAVSEIELLRGVRAGSVRIATAESVGLSFLPDLISDFGKRYPRLTLDVSIIPSAEVIERLVDERIDIGFGFIAKPPRQVDIAFRRDVSIGVVMSPAHPLASVDRLTVAQCLDYPLAVGKPEISIREVIEPFLRGSSGITPPMVEVNSIRLLVELALGGHYASIMTPIGAQHEIAAGRLIFRPLGDSGLPTNRFGIMVRSGSSLHLAPAIFYDHAKAFFEGLALPGAIQP, from the coding sequence ATGCGTCATCCACCGGACCGCCCCCGCGAGCATGCCCTCTCCGCGGCACTCCTGTCCCGCGTCTTTCACCAGCCGTCGCTCATCTACTTCAACGCCGTAGCCACCTATCTCTCCATTCGCGAGGCAGCGCGACGGCTTGATGTCGCTTCGTCCGCGGTCACGCGCCAGGTCGCTCAGCTTGAGGACGCCCTCGGCATTGCACTGTTCCTCCGGGAAAAGCGCCGGCTTCGGCTGTCCCCGGCCGGCGAAATCCTGTTCCGCCATTCACGCCGGCTGGCAGCACCTATCGAGGCGGCTGTGTCCGAGATCGAACTGTTGCGAGGTGTTCGCGCCGGATCGGTTCGGATCGCCACCGCCGAAAGCGTAGGCCTTTCCTTCCTGCCCGACCTCATAAGCGATTTCGGCAAGCGCTACCCGCGCCTCACGCTGGACGTCTCCATCATCCCGTCCGCCGAAGTGATCGAGCGGCTGGTCGACGAGCGCATCGATATCGGCTTCGGCTTCATTGCCAAGCCGCCCCGGCAGGTCGACATCGCCTTCCGCCGCGATGTCTCGATCGGCGTCGTCATGAGCCCCGCCCATCCGCTTGCCAGCGTCGATCGGCTGACGGTGGCGCAATGCCTCGACTACCCCCTGGCGGTCGGCAAACCCGAAATTTCCATCCGCGAGGTCATCGAGCCATTCCTGCGTGGCTCGTCCGGCATCACCCCGCCCATGGTCGAGGTCAATTCCATTCGCTTGCTCGTCGAACTGGCGCTCGGCGGCCACTATGCATCCATCATGACGCCGATCGGCGCCCAGCACGAAATCGCTGCCGGCCGCCTGATCTTCCGGCCTCTCGGCGACAGCGGCCTGCCGACCAACCGGTTCGGGATCATGGTGCGTTCCGGCAGCAGCCTGCATCTGGCACCCGCCATTTTCTACGATCACGCCAAGGCCTTTTTCGAAGGTCTTGCCCTGCCGGGTGCGATCCAGCCTTGA
- a CDS encoding SRPBCC domain-containing protein, with translation MAYEFTVKGRIAKPVHEVFEAVADPGELSAYFTTGGAQGRLQTGATVTWDFHDFPGAFPVHVVEVVPDRKIVLRWDAAPDDDPAGLYQTTVTMLFEGLEDGRTLVTIHEGGFRETDAGRKGAFGNCEGWTGMLCAMRIWKEHGIRFREGFYK, from the coding sequence ATGGCGTATGAATTCACGGTGAAAGGACGAATTGCAAAGCCAGTGCACGAGGTTTTCGAGGCCGTGGCTGATCCAGGGGAGTTATCTGCTTACTTTACGACAGGCGGTGCGCAGGGCAGGCTTCAGACCGGAGCGACCGTGACTTGGGACTTTCACGACTTCCCCGGCGCCTTTCCGGTGCATGTGGTAGAGGTCGTGCCGGACAGGAAGATCGTGCTGCGCTGGGACGCCGCGCCCGATGACGACCCTGCAGGTCTCTACCAGACGACGGTGACGATGCTGTTCGAGGGGCTGGAGGATGGGCGGACGCTCGTGACCATCCATGAAGGCGGATTTCGCGAAACCGATGCCGGCCGCAAGGGTGCCTTCGGCAATTGCGAAGGCTGGACCGGCATGCTCTGCGCCATGCGCATATGGAAGGAGCACGGCATCCGCTTTCGCGAGGGGTTCTACAAGTAG
- a CDS encoding DUF1801 domain-containing protein, whose product MTFSKNSAADLATGATPTELIDKRIADLSDWRGAKLAEIRKLIRTALPDVVEEWKWGKPVWSHNGILCTGEVYKGYVKTTFPKGASLDDPDHLFNSSMDGNVRRAIDFFESEPIDAAAFQALIRAASAANGNR is encoded by the coding sequence ATGACGTTCAGCAAGAACAGTGCAGCCGACCTCGCGACCGGCGCCACGCCGACGGAACTGATCGACAAGCGCATCGCCGATCTGTCGGATTGGCGCGGCGCAAAGCTGGCCGAAATCCGCAAGCTCATCCGGACGGCGCTCCCCGATGTCGTTGAAGAGTGGAAGTGGGGCAAGCCGGTCTGGTCGCACAATGGCATCCTGTGCACCGGCGAGGTCTACAAGGGCTACGTGAAGACGACCTTCCCAAAGGGAGCTTCGCTCGACGATCCCGACCACCTCTTCAATTCCAGCATGGACGGCAATGTCCGCCGCGCTATCGACTTCTTCGAATCCGAGCCCATCGATGCGGCGGCCTTCCAGGCACTCATCCGCGCCGCCTCTGCCGCCAACGGCAACAGGTAG